The following nucleotide sequence is from Salinispirillum sp. LH 10-3-1.
CGAAATCCGGCGTGCGCGCCAGAATTTGCTGTAGTTTCGTACCCAGTTTACTGCTGCTCATTGCGCTCATCGTCACTGGGTTCATCTTCACCGAGCTCAGAATCTGATTGCGGAGTGTCTGTTTGCGTCGAGGGCTCCGCTTCTACGTGAGTTGCGTCGCTATCCGCTAATGAGTCTTCGGAGCTTATTTGTGAAAAGGGTTCTACGTCGAGTGCATCATCAGGCGCTGCCGGTTCTGTCTCAACTTCTGGTTCAACTTCGGTCAACGCTTTAAAGCGTTCAGCGGTTAATGTCCGCAAGGGTTCGCTTAGCTCAGTACGATCGAGGTCTAACAAGGCCGCAATCTGCTGCTCATAGCGCGCCTGCAAGGTGTAATCCAACAGACTGTGCCGCGTTTTAATGACACAACCACCGGGTGACAGTGTTGCATCGGCATGTAGAGCGACGTGTTCCAGCCATGGGCGATCTATTTCAGTCAGGATGGCATAATCATCGGGATGCAAAGAAATATCCATCCGCTCATGCGCCACAGGCACGAGTTGAATGGCTTGATGTACGATCTGTTCAATTTGCTCTGGGGTATGCCGCAGAGACTCCACAACCAGACTTTGCGCAATGCGTAGAATAAGATCACGTACCACGGGGGTGAGTTCGTCTTCGAGAGCCGCCTCAGCGGTGTTTAGCTGATTCAGAATGGCACTGAAACGGTTAGCAAAATCGGCTTTGGCTTCGCCCAGCTCTTTTAATGCTTGAGCTTCGGCGGCCTCACGCCCTGCTTGCTCACCGGCCAGCTTGCCTGCCTCAAAGCCTTCTTGAAAGCCTTCTTCATGCCCTTGCTCAACACCAGCGGTATGTCCCAAGCTCACGCCTTCAGTAAAACCTTCTTCACGCGCCGCGTCACGAATCGCTTGAAGCTCGGCTGCAGAGGGCGGCAACAGCTCCTCTTCTTCCGGCTCCGCAGGCGTATCCTGTTCAGGTTCATTGACGACCTTGCCGTCTAAGCGCGGCAACTGCCACGTTTCTACGTGCAGTTTTTCACGCGTCGTGAATGCCTTAGTGACCAAGTCTTGTGCTCCCGAGGGGTGTTATCTAGTGTTTAAGAACCGTCTTCCGCACGAAACCTCGGCGGGTATAAATACCCGCCCTACGCCTACTATACCAGCGTGCGCGAACCATTCGGCCAGAGAGCTGGCCTCGAACGCCTACACCATGGAATCGCCACCACCGGCGCCACCCAACACAATATCTCCGGCGTCGGCCATGCGGCGAGCAATCGCCAGGATTTCTTTCTGTGCACCTTCCACATCGCTGACCCGCACAGGGCCCATAGCCTCAATATCATCACGCAGCAACTCGGCCGCGCGCTTCGACATGTTGGAGAAGAATTTTTCCATCAGCTGTGGCTCGGAACCACGCAAAGCCACCTTGAGCAGATCGGTATTGATCTCGCGCAGCAGCGCCTGAATACCTCGATCGTCCACATCGGCCAGATTCTCGAACACAAACATAAGGTCTTCGATTTCCTGGCCCAGATCTTCGTCGATCTCTTTGATGCCATCCATCAATTCGACTTCGATTGAGGATTCCAGGTAGTTCATGATCATCGCAGCCCGCTTCACGCCACCCAACGCTTGTTGCTGAGTACCCGCGCTTGAAGCGAACTGACGCTCCAGTATGTCGTTCAACTCGCGCAATGCAGCCGGCTGGACTGTATCCAATGCCGCCACACGCATCATAATGTCCAAGCGAACCTTCTCGGAGAAATGAGACAGAATCTCAGCAGACTGATCGCTCTCCAAGTAAGCGATAACGATAGCCTGAATCTGTGGGTGTTCGTTACGAATGATGTCGGCGACCGAACGCGACTCCATCCATTTCAGCGTATCCAAGCCGGTGGTATTACCACCCAACAGGATGCGGTCGATCAGACCCGACGCCTTATCGGCACCTAATGCTTGCGTCAGCATGGCACGAATGTATTCATCAGAGCCCACACCCAAACTCGTACGGCCACTGACTTCATCCAAGAAAAGTTGAACCACACCTTCAACCTGTTCTTGGGTCACGTTCGCCAACTGAGACATGGCTGTACCCACGCGCTGCACTTCTTTCGGGCCAAGGTTTTTCAGGACTTCTGCTGCATCCATTTCACCGAGCGACATCAACAGAATGGCTGCGCGATCGGTCATGCGTACCCCGTCCAGCGCTTTGCGCTTTGGATCAGCGGGCATTTGATTGCCTATATTCTCAGTCATCGCTCATAATCCACTGTTTCATCACCAGAGAGACTCGACCTGGATCTTCTGCAATCAGGCCGCGCAATGCATCCAGTTGTTTCTCGAAGGTTTCAGACGGCCCAGGCAACAAGTACTCATCCGACATACTCAAGGTTACCTTGTCGTCAGCAATAGCCTCTTCGTCAATATCCAAGGCATCCAAAGCTGCATCATCTTCCAGCTCTTCGCCACCTTGGTCCATAATGCTGCGCAGTGCGGGCTTGAACACACCGAAGATCAAGATCAGCACAAAGATACCGGCCAATACCATCTTCATGAAATCCCAGAACCAGGCTTCCATCCAGAACGGAATGTCTTCAACCAATTCCTCGGGTGCCATGAATGGCGTATTGATGACGTTCACACTGTCACCACGCGCCGCGTCAAAGCCAACGGCGTCTTGCACCAAAATGCGCAAGCGGTTTAATTCATCTTGCGTCCACGCTTGACGAATCATTGTACCATCTGGGCCCGGCACTCGCATATCGTCAACCACTACGGCAACCGTAAGGCGACGTAAACGACCGACCTGATTTTGGGTGTAGCTCAAAGTTCGATCGACTTCAAAGTTACGCGTTGCTTCGGCACGTGACGTCGTCGGCGGCTGATTAATGGGGTTACCGTTCTCATCGACCTGCTCAGGCACTTCGGCGTTGCCCGGAGGCTGGTTGGTTAAGGCGCCAGGAATACCACCCTGCAACTGACCAACCGTGGTTTCGTCAATGGTTTGCTCACTGCGCAAGGCAATAAGATCGGGGTTAAAGAGCTCTTCCGCTAATTCCACTCGGGTAAAGTCGACATCCGCAGACACCTCAGCTTTAAAGCCACGATGGCCGATAACCGGCTCAAGAATACCCTGTATACGTCGGGACACGTTATCTTCAACGCGGCGCGAGAACTCGAACTGGCGCTCGGTTTCTTCTTCGGCATTGGTGCGTTCGAAATCGCTGAGCAAACGTCCACGCTGGTCAACAATACTGACGTTCTCGGCGGACATTTCGGGAATACTGGTCGCCACGAGGTTGGTGATGGCCTTTACCTGATCACGCTCAAGCATCGCACCGGCGTACAGGTCTACAAAAACACTGGCGGTAGGCCGACGATTGTCGCGCACGAACACACTGCGCTCGGGAATCGCTAAATGCACCCGTGCCGTCCGTACCTGGTTTAAGGAGGCCACAGTACGCGCCAACTCGCCTTCCAATGCTCGGCGGAAACGCGCCGTTTCCATAAACTGACTGGTGCCAAGCCCGCTGTTTTCATTCAACAGCTCTAATCCCACCGTGCGATCAGTGCTCAAACCAGCTCGAGCCACTTCCAGACGCGCCTGATGCAGTTGGCTCTCTTTAACCAGAATGACCCCATTGCTGGGGTCCATAGTGAAATCAATGCGCGCTGCGCTCAGCACCTCGATGACTTCACGAATCTCGTAATTCTCGGATGACGTTATTAATGGCCGATAGTTTGTCCCCTGTGACCACAGTACCACCCCTAAACCAATGGCGATGGACGCCGCCAAGGCAACCATCATCCACAACTGACGCATCATGCTGAGGCGTTGAAAGCCTTCGATCAGCGGGTGCACTTTCTTCGGAGGGGTTACGTCGAAGCCTCCGGTATCACTGACCGAAGAGGCATTTGCTTGCGCATCCAAACCACCGGTATTTTGCGACGTGGTCGCGGGTGGTTGATTGCTCGCTGGCGCTGCAGGTACGTTTTCCATGACAGGTTAGCCTCTTACACCGGCATATTCATGATTTCTTTGTAAGCTTCCAGGAGCTTATTGCGCACCTGGGTAGTTGCTTCAAAAGAAATGGATGCTTTGTTGGTGGCTATCATTACTTCTGGCAGATCCACCCCTGGTACCCCTTGTTCGTACGCCGTGCGCATGCGCGAAGCATGCTGCTGACTGGCGTTTACGGTGTCGATGGCGGCTTTGAACATTTCGCCGAAGCGCGGTGCGTCTCGCACCATACCCACGTCATTAACCGAAGGCATACCGAACGCTTGATCACCCAGTGCCGTACCCTGAGTCAATCGGTTCAATTGCTGCGCCATTTGCGCCGGATTCTGAGCTTGCACAGGTTGATTATCGATCTGCATTTGCGATCGCATTTGCCGCATCTGGCTCAATACGTTCTGCACATCCATTCTGTTATTGATCATGCTGCTCACCTCTTCATTGACGTCTACGACCGAATGGTTTCTGGCTGCGTATGTAGACCGTCAAAAAACCGTTGTACGGGACTGATAGGAGGAGAGTTGCAACAATGAGGCCAACTTTTGCCGGTGTGTTGCCGTAGGGCGGGTATTTATACCCGCCGAATGTTCCCGCAGGAGGCCAGCCCTCTAGCCGGCTCATTGTCGTAGGAGGCCAGCCCTCTGGCCGAATATTCGCGCAGGGGGCTGCGCTCCTACGATTGGGGTCCGCGCAGGGGGCTGCGCTCCTACGATTGGGGTCCGCGCAGGGGGCTGCGCTCCTGCAGTTGGATCCGCGCAAAGAGCTGAGCCAGTGCGGGTTGTAAAGAGAGGTAAGAATGTAAGGCGGGGCTTTTATGTAAAAGGCATACCCGCCGAGCTTTGGCAGGTATGGATACCTGCCCTACCAGAGAGATCAAAACAAACCTTTATACCGCGGCTTTGCCGTTTTCCACTTCAACGCCCATTTCACGCAGGCGTGCCATCTTGTAACGCAGCGTGCGCGGGCTGATACCGAGGTCTTCCGCCGCTTGCTTCTTACGGCCACCGGCGGCGCGCAAAGCGTCAATAATCAATTGATGCTCATGTTTCTTTACCCCGGCATTCAACGCATTAGTGGAAGCATCTAACGCCGATTCCGGCACCGCAGCACGGGTATCGCGATCGATCAAGTGCTCTCCGGCCAAACCAAGATCAAATTCTGAGATGAACTGACCGCTTTGCAATATCAACGCGCGCTGAATGGCGTTGTCCATTTCACGAATATTGCCTGGCCAGCTATGGGCAAGAATGGCACGACGGGCTGATTCATCCAGTTGAACCAGTGGCTTCTGCATTTTCTCGGCATGCAGGCGGATCAAACGCTCGGCCATCGGCAGAATATCCGCAGGACGCTCACGCAGCGGACGCCATGCAATAGGAAACACGCTTAGACGGTAGTATAAATCTTCCCGAAAATCGCCATTGGCAACCGCCTGTTTCAGATCGCGGTTGGTGGTTGCTAGCACCCGCACATCCAATTGAATGGTCTTACGACCACCGATGCGCTCCACTTCACGCTCTTGCAGCACACGCAGCAGTTTAGCCTGCAGGCCCAAGTCCATCTCCGAGATTTCGTCGAGCAAAATAGTGCCGCCGTTGGCCTGCTCAAATTTACCTGGCATGCTTTGAATAGCGCCAGTGAAAGCACCCTTCTCATGACCAAACAAGGTCGCTTCCAGCATGTTTTCCGGAATGGCGGCGCAGTTAATGGCTACAAAGGCCTCACCGGCACGCTTGGAATGCGCGTGAATGTAACGCGCCAACACTTCTTTACCAGTCCCGCTTTCACCGGAAATAAGAATTGTTGAATCGGTTGGCGCTACCTTACGCGCCAACTCCATAATGTGGGTCGAGCTTGGGTCAACGGCGACCGGATTACCATCGGACGATGCCGTTGCTTTACCACCCACGTGCTGACCGAGAATATTCAATAACTGCTGCGGCTTAAATGGTTTCACCAGATAATCGACAGCGCCGTTTTGCATGGCTTCTACCGCATGGGCCACTTCCCCATAGGCCGTCATCAGCAGAACGGGAATGTGCGGATACTCCTTACGTAACACCGCCAACAGTTCGTAACCCGACATACCCGGCATGCGTACGTCACTCACCACCATATTGACAGCATGCCGTGACAGTAACTGCAGCGCAGACTCGGCAGCGTCAGCCACCAGCACCTGGTAGTCATGAATTTCCAGCGTGTCTTGCAACGCATCGCGCAGGTTCTGATCGTCTTCAACAACCAATATGGTCGGTTTTAGGCTCATGATGATGCCTCCGTAAGTGTTTGGAAGGGCAGGCACACGCGTGCATAGGTGCCGCCTTTGACGTTGAACAAAGAAA
It contains:
- the fliG gene encoding flagellar motor switch protein FliG, whose amino-acid sequence is MPADPKRKALDGVRMTDRAAILLMSLGEMDAAEVLKNLGPKEVQRVGTAMSQLANVTQEQVEGVVQLFLDEVSGRTSLGVGSDEYIRAMLTQALGADKASGLIDRILLGGNTTGLDTLKWMESRSVADIIRNEHPQIQAIVIAYLESDQSAEILSHFSEKVRLDIMMRVAALDTVQPAALRELNDILERQFASSAGTQQQALGGVKRAAMIMNYLESSIEVELMDGIKEIDEDLGQEIEDLMFVFENLADVDDRGIQALLREINTDLLKVALRGSEPQLMEKFFSNMSKRAAELLRDDIEAMGPVRVSDVEGAQKEILAIARRMADAGDIVLGGAGGGDSMV
- the fliF gene encoding flagellar basal-body MS-ring/collar protein FliF, translated to MENVPAAPASNQPPATTSQNTGGLDAQANASSVSDTGGFDVTPPKKVHPLIEGFQRLSMMRQLWMMVALAASIAIGLGVVLWSQGTNYRPLITSSENYEIREVIEVLSAARIDFTMDPSNGVILVKESQLHQARLEVARAGLSTDRTVGLELLNENSGLGTSQFMETARFRRALEGELARTVASLNQVRTARVHLAIPERSVFVRDNRRPTASVFVDLYAGAMLERDQVKAITNLVATSIPEMSAENVSIVDQRGRLLSDFERTNAEEETERQFEFSRRVEDNVSRRIQGILEPVIGHRGFKAEVSADVDFTRVELAEELFNPDLIALRSEQTIDETTVGQLQGGIPGALTNQPPGNAEVPEQVDENGNPINQPPTTSRAEATRNFEVDRTLSYTQNQVGRLRRLTVAVVVDDMRVPGPDGTMIRQAWTQDELNRLRILVQDAVGFDAARGDSVNVINTPFMAPEELVEDIPFWMEAWFWDFMKMVLAGIFVLILIFGVFKPALRSIMDQGGEELEDDAALDALDIDEEAIADDKVTLSMSDEYLLPGPSETFEKQLDALRGLIAEDPGRVSLVMKQWIMSDD
- the fliE gene encoding flagellar hook-basal body complex protein FliE translates to MINNRMDVQNVLSQMRQMRSQMQIDNQPVQAQNPAQMAQQLNRLTQGTALGDQAFGMPSVNDVGMVRDAPRFGEMFKAAIDTVNASQQHASRMRTAYEQGVPGVDLPEVMIATNKASISFEATTQVRNKLLEAYKEIMNMPV
- a CDS encoding FliH/SctL family protein; protein product: MVTKAFTTREKLHVETWQLPRLDGKVVNEPEQDTPAEPEEEELLPPSAAELQAIRDAAREEGFTEGVSLGHTAGVEQGHEEGFQEGFEAGKLAGEQAGREAAEAQALKELGEAKADFANRFSAILNQLNTAEAALEDELTPVVRDLILRIAQSLVVESLRHTPEQIEQIVHQAIQLVPVAHERMDISLHPDDYAILTEIDRPWLEHVALHADATLSPGGCVIKTRHSLLDYTLQARYEQQIAALLDLDRTELSEPLRTLTAERFKALTEVEPEVETEPAAPDDALDVEPFSQISSEDSLADSDATHVEAEPSTQTDTPQSDSELGEDEPSDDERNEQQ
- a CDS encoding sigma-54 dependent transcriptional regulator, which produces MSLKPTILVVEDDQNLRDALQDTLEIHDYQVLVADAAESALQLLSRHAVNMVVSDVRMPGMSGYELLAVLRKEYPHIPVLLMTAYGEVAHAVEAMQNGAVDYLVKPFKPQQLLNILGQHVGGKATASSDGNPVAVDPSSTHIMELARKVAPTDSTILISGESGTGKEVLARYIHAHSKRAGEAFVAINCAAIPENMLEATLFGHEKGAFTGAIQSMPGKFEQANGGTILLDEISEMDLGLQAKLLRVLQEREVERIGGRKTIQLDVRVLATTNRDLKQAVANGDFREDLYYRLSVFPIAWRPLRERPADILPMAERLIRLHAEKMQKPLVQLDESARRAILAHSWPGNIREMDNAIQRALILQSGQFISEFDLGLAGEHLIDRDTRAAVPESALDASTNALNAGVKKHEHQLIIDALRAAGGRKKQAAEDLGISPRTLRYKMARLREMGVEVENGKAAV